The following nucleotide sequence is from Triticum dicoccoides isolate Atlit2015 ecotype Zavitan chromosome 7B, WEW_v2.0, whole genome shotgun sequence.
GAGGTTGATCTGCCGGACAATGATATTGCCTTTTGCCTGCGGTCAATGTTTGCAATGCCAGGTTAGTTAATTTGAGATCATAGCATTTAGCACATGGGAAGTAAAACACATGGTTGGAGTACATTAGACATCTAAGCTGACCAATTAGTTGTTCTAGCAGGTGCACCCGGGAGTACTGCTGGAGGAATGAGTATAAGTACAGCTCCTCATGTAGCTGCATATGCCCGAGAGCTAGAGAAGAAGCTCGAAAGGAAAGGTAAGACCTAAATACCGAAAACAGCACACATACTGATGCAAGAGCTAGAGAAGAAGCTCGAAAGGAAAGGTAAGACCTAAATACCGAAAACAGCACACGTACTGATGCATGTTTCATGTCTGTAACAAAAGAAAGTCTAATTGGTGTGGAATGGGATGTGGAAACTGCAGAGATTGATGCTAATGATGTAGGCGAGGACCCACTCGGGGTAGCTGCTCGCAAAGACAAGGCCACTGCATGGATTAGAATTCAGGTACATTTAATTCAAGCTGTGTCTAAATGTAtgtagagccagtttggtttgcgtCCACGCTCGCTGACGCCTGGCCTGGATTTTGCCAGAAAACTGCCCGAGTGTTGTTTGGTTAATGCCCTGAAAAAACAGAGTGAACCTGGCCTGGACAGCCCAGGCAGATGGTTAGCCTGCCAGGCATCCTGTTTTGTTCGCCTGGGCCAAGGGGAGCATCAGCATGGAGCTAAACTAGGAGTTTGCAGTGTTCGCTGCTTTATCAGTTTTTATATTATTTTAATCCTCTGATGACCTCTCAGGCTCAGGCCACCCTCCAAACAACAACGCGTCCCGGCTGCCTGGCAAGGCGAGCAGAATCAAAAATTCAGGTGCAAGCCAGGCAACATTTTTGCCCAGGCATCTCGCCGAGGACAGCAACCAAACTACTCAGTAATGATAGTGTGACACCATGGAGCGAACATGTCATAGCATATTCAACTTTACACATGGTCTATGACACATGTATGTCAAGTGCACACATAGTTTTCAATGTTTCAGTAAAGAGTCATCGATCAGGCATGAAGTAGCAGATCTATCATTGACTGAAGATTCCTCGGTTTACACACGTCTCTACATCTATTAGAGATTCTCACATTGTTTACCAAGTGTGTCACTGCTCATGGAATTTTCATAGTTAGAGTAAGAGGCCATTGGTCCAAGAGAGTTAGAATATTGATAATTTGATATTAGATTGTAGGTCATGGACAGTGTATGAACATGTCTGTTAATTGCCGACAGAATTTTCAGAGGTAGAATATGACGTAGATTAGATTTCATCATGTCATTGCAGAGCTTGATTAAGTTTATATAGTAGATTTTATGGAGTATGCTAACTCTCCACTCCTCTGAAATCACAGGACGCCCTGTCCCAGCAGGCTCGGCACTCTCTGCTCCGCTGAATTACAGGACCGGACACCGTGTCTGGGGAGAATTGGTGCACTGGAGCAAATGATTCAGGGGTATGCAGATATGTTGGGTGAGCACGGTGCTATTGGGCTAACATTAGACTCTATGGGAGAAACCTATGATTTTTACAATCTTCATTCATGGAAGCATGGTTTCGCCATCAGATATGGGGAAAGTAGGTTTACGTTGAGAAGACAAAGTGTATGCAGGAAGTCGTCTGTGGATGCTCTGTAAGTGTTCTTTAAAAAAATCTGAAGTGGTAACTAAATTTCCTGTTGGTGCATATGGGGTTCTGCTGTTTAACGATGTATTGTCTGTTCTAATTATAGGGGAAGCCAAAAATCAGAAAACAGCAGGTCCTGTTGGTGCGAGTGCCAAGCCATGATTCGATTGCTTCGCGCAGCTGACAATGGGCACGCCTCGTCTGTCGCTGCAGTCGGAGATGCAATTGGTGGCGAGCAGTTAGCTGTGATTCACGATGATGATGAAGCGCTGGCTCAATCGACGAGG
It contains:
- the LOC119341384 gene encoding uncharacterized protein LOC119341384, producing the protein MASASGAARTCIFSSDMDGSIQTLVPYGESDEEVDLPDNDIAFCLRSMFAMPGAPGSTAGGMSISTAPHVAAYARELEKKLERKEIDANDVGEDPLGVAARKDKATAWIRIQDALSQQARHSLLR